CCATCGCGACCGGTTTTGTGGTCGATGATGCCATCGTGGTAATCGAGAACATCTCGCGCTACATCGAAAAAGGGGAAAAACCGCTGGCCGCAGCGCTGAAAGGCGCAGGAGAGATCGGTTTTACCATTATCTCCCTGACCTTCTCGTTGATTGCCGTGCTGATCCCTTTGCTGTTTATGGGCGATATTGTGGGCCGCCTGTTCCGCGAGTTCGCAGTGACTTTGGCGGTAGCGATTCTGATATCCGCGATAGTCTCGTTGACGCTGACGCCAATGATGTGCGCCCGCATGCTCAGCCATGAGTCTCTGCGTAAGCAGAACCGCTTCTCCCGCGCGTCTGAGCGACTGTTTGAGCGCATCATTGCCGCCTACGGTCACGTCCTGGCGAAAGTCCTTAATCATCCGTGGGCAACACTCAGCGTCGCACTGGGGACACTGGCTCTGAGTGTGATGCTGTGGATTTTTATTCCAAAAGGATTCTTCCCGATTCAGGACAACGGCATCATCCAGGGGACGCTTCAGGCCCCACAATCGGTGTCATTCGCCAGCATGGCCCAGCGCCAGCAACAGGTGTCGGAAATCATCATGAAAGATCCGGCGGTCGAAAGCCTGACGTCATTCGTGGGTGTCGACGGGACGAATCCGTCGCTGAACAGCGCGCGCCTGCAAATCAATTTAAAACCCCTAAGCGACCGTGATGACCGCGTACAGACGGTGATTGACCGTCTGCAAAATGATGTGGCGCGCGTGCCAGGCGTCGAGTTGTATCTCCAGCCGATTCAGGATCTAACCATTGATACTCAGGTGAGCCGCACGCAGTACCAGTTCACGCTACAGGCTACGTCCCTTGAGGCACTTAGCACCTGGGTTCCGCAACTGGTTGATAAACTGAAAACGCTGCCACAACTCTCTGATGTTAGTAGCGACTGGCAGGACAAGGGGCTGGCAGCATACGTGAACGTTAACCGCGACAGCGCCAGCCGCCTGGGCATTACGATGGCGGATGTCGATAACGCCTTGTACAACGCGTTTGGACAGCGCCTGATCTCAACCATCTACACTCAGGCGAACCAATATCGGGTGGTGCTGGAACACAATACCGATAGTACGCCGGGACTTGCCGCGCTGGACACGGTGCGTCTAACCAGCAGCAGCGGCGGCATTGTGCCATTAAGCGCAATTGCGAATGTCGAAGAGCGCTATACACCGCTATCGATAAACCATCTGGATCAGTTCCCGTCTACGACGATCTCCTTCAATGTGCCAGACGCGTATTCACTGGGTGAAGCCGTCGAATCGATTCTGACGGCGGAAAAAAGCCTGAATTTCCCGTCGGATATTCAGACCCAATTCCAGGGCAGCACGCTGGCGTTCCAGGCCGCACTGGGCAACACCATCTGGCTGATTGTGGCCGCTGTCGTGGCGATGTATATCGTGCTCGGCGTGCTGTATGAAAGCTTCATTCACCCTATTACCATCCTCTCTACCCTGCCAACTGCAGGTGTCGGTGCACTACTTGCGTTGATGCTGGCGGGCAGCGAGCTGGATGTGATAGCGATCATCGGGATCATCCTGCTTATCGGGATCGTGAAGAAAAACGCCATCATGATGATCGACTTTGCCCTTGCTGCTGAACGTGAGCAAGGCATGTCGCCGCGTGATGCCATTTTCCAGGCCTGCCTGCTGCGTTTCCGTCCGATTCTGATGACCACGCTCGCCGCCCTTCTCGGCGCATTACCGCTGATGCTGAGTACCGGGGTCGGCGCGGAGTTACGTCGCCCATTAGGTATCGGCATGGTTGGCGGTCTGCTGGTCAGCCAGGTCTTGACCTTATTCACGACGCCCGTGATTTACCTGCTGTTTGACAGTCTGGCACTGTGGTCAAAGAACCGTTTCCCGAAACGTGAAGAGGAGGCGTAAGTGAAGTTTTTTGCCCTCTTCATTTACCGCCCGGTGGCAACGATCTTAATTTCACTTGCCATCACCCTGTGCGGCATTCTTGGCTTCCGGCTGTTGCCGGTTGCCCCTTTGCCGCAGGTGGATTTCCCGGTAATTATGATCAGCGCCTCGCTGCCTGGCGCATCGCCGGAAACCATGGCGTCGTCAGTGGCGACACCGCTGGAACGTTCGCTTGGGCGTATCGCCGGGGTCAACGAAATGACCTCCAGTAGTTCGCTGGGCAGTACGCGGATCATCCTGGAGTTCAGCTTCGACCGGGACATTAACGGTGCGGCACGCGACGTTCAGGCAGCAATTAACGCCGCGCAAAGCTTGTTGCCCAGCGGGATGCCTGGCCGTCCAACCTATCGCAAAGCGAATCCGTCCGATGCGCCAATCATGATCCTGACGCTCATCTCGGATACCTACTCTCAGGGGCAGCTATACGATTTCGCCTCCACGCAGCTGGCACAAACTATTTCCCAGATTGATGGCGTAGGAGATGTGGATGTGGGCGGTAGCTCCCTGCCCGCTGTGCGTGTTGACCTGAACCCGCAGGCGCTGTTCAACCAGGGTGTATCACTGGATGACGTGCGCACTGCCATCAGTAATGCCAACGTGCGCAAACCGCAGGGAGCCATTGAAGACGCCAGCCATCGCTGGCAGGTTCAAACCAACGATGAGCTGAAAACCGCGACGGAATACCAGCCACTGATTATTCACTACAACAACGGTGCAGCGGTACGGCTCAGCGACGTCGCCAACGTGACCGACTCGGTACAGGACGTCCGTAATGCCGGGATGACCAACGCCAAACCGGCCATTTTGCTGATGATTCGCAAATTGCCGGAAGCCAACATTATCGAGACGGTAAACCGTATTCGTGCCCGTCTGCCTGAATTGCAGGAAACTATCCCGGCGGCCATTGATTTGCAGATCGCCCAGGACCGTTCCCCAACGATCCGCGCCTCGCTCGAAGAGGTGGAGCAGACGCTGATCATCTCCGTCGCGCTGGTGATTCTGGTGGTGTTTCTGTTTCTGCGTTCCGGACGCGCCACGCTTATCCCGGCGGTGGCGGTTCCGGTGTCCCTGATTGGGACATTCGCGGCCATGTATCTGTGCGGGTTTAGCCTGAATAACCTGTCGCTGATGGCACTGACCATCGCGACCGGATTTGTGGTCGATGATGCCATCGTAGTGCTGGAAAATATCTCTCGCCACCTTGAAGCCGGGATGAAACCCTTACAAGCCGCGCTTCAGGGGACACGCGAGGTCGGCTTCACAGTGCTGTCCATGAGCCTGTCGCTGGTGGCGGTATTCCTGCCGTTGTTGCTGATGGGCGGGCTCCCGGGCCGACTGTTACGCGAATTCGCCGTGACACTTTCCGTCGCCATAGGCATTTCACTCATCATCTCCCTGACGCTGACGCCGATGATGTGTGGCTGGATGCTAAAACGGAGCAAACCACACTCACAGCCTCGGCGAAAAGGTTTTGGTCGCTTCCTGATGGCTATGCAGGAGAGCTACGGCAGATCGCTGAAATGGGTGTTGAACCATACCCGGCTTGTCGGTCTGGTGCTGACAGGCACAATCGTGCTCAACGTGTGGATGTATATCACCATCCCGAAAACCTTCTTCCCGGAACAAGACACCGGCGTACTGATGGGTGGC
This sequence is a window from Enterobacter sp. RHBSTW-00994. Protein-coding genes within it:
- a CDS encoding MdtB/MuxB family multidrug efflux RND transporter permease subunit yields the protein MQVLPPSSTGGPSRLFIMRPVATTLLMVAILLAGMIGYRFLPVSALPEVDYPTIQVITLYPGASPDVVTSAITAPLERQFGQMSGLKQMSSQSSGGASVVTLQFQLTLSLDVAEQEVQAAINAATNLLPSDLPNPPVYSKVNPADPPIMTLSVTSSAIPMTQVEDMVETRVAQKISQVSGVGLVTLAGGQRPAVRVKLNAQAIASLGLTSETIRTAISNANVNSAKGSLDGPTRAVTLSANDQMQSADEYRQLIVAYQNGAPIRLGDIATVEQGAENSWLGAWANKQQAIVMNVQRQPGANIIETADSIRTMLPQLIESLPKSVSVKVLSDRTTNIRASVSDTQFELVLAIALVVMIIYLFLRNVPATIIPAVAVPLSLVGTFAVMVFLDFSINNLTLMALTIATGFVVDDAIVVIENISRYIEKGEKPLAAALKGAGEIGFTIISLTFSLIAVLIPLLFMGDIVGRLFREFAVTLAVAILISAIVSLTLTPMMCARMLSHESLRKQNRFSRASERLFERIIAAYGHVLAKVLNHPWATLSVALGTLALSVMLWIFIPKGFFPIQDNGIIQGTLQAPQSVSFASMAQRQQQVSEIIMKDPAVESLTSFVGVDGTNPSLNSARLQINLKPLSDRDDRVQTVIDRLQNDVARVPGVELYLQPIQDLTIDTQVSRTQYQFTLQATSLEALSTWVPQLVDKLKTLPQLSDVSSDWQDKGLAAYVNVNRDSASRLGITMADVDNALYNAFGQRLISTIYTQANQYRVVLEHNTDSTPGLAALDTVRLTSSSGGIVPLSAIANVEERYTPLSINHLDQFPSTTISFNVPDAYSLGEAVESILTAEKSLNFPSDIQTQFQGSTLAFQAALGNTIWLIVAAVVAMYIVLGVLYESFIHPITILSTLPTAGVGALLALMLAGSELDVIAIIGIILLIGIVKKNAIMMIDFALAAEREQGMSPRDAIFQACLLRFRPILMTTLAALLGALPLMLSTGVGAELRRPLGIGMVGGLLVSQVLTLFTTPVIYLLFDSLALWSKNRFPKREEEA
- the mdtC gene encoding multidrug efflux RND transporter permease subunit MdtC, producing MKFFALFIYRPVATILISLAITLCGILGFRLLPVAPLPQVDFPVIMISASLPGASPETMASSVATPLERSLGRIAGVNEMTSSSSLGSTRIILEFSFDRDINGAARDVQAAINAAQSLLPSGMPGRPTYRKANPSDAPIMILTLISDTYSQGQLYDFASTQLAQTISQIDGVGDVDVGGSSLPAVRVDLNPQALFNQGVSLDDVRTAISNANVRKPQGAIEDASHRWQVQTNDELKTATEYQPLIIHYNNGAAVRLSDVANVTDSVQDVRNAGMTNAKPAILLMIRKLPEANIIETVNRIRARLPELQETIPAAIDLQIAQDRSPTIRASLEEVEQTLIISVALVILVVFLFLRSGRATLIPAVAVPVSLIGTFAAMYLCGFSLNNLSLMALTIATGFVVDDAIVVLENISRHLEAGMKPLQAALQGTREVGFTVLSMSLSLVAVFLPLLLMGGLPGRLLREFAVTLSVAIGISLIISLTLTPMMCGWMLKRSKPHSQPRRKGFGRFLMAMQESYGRSLKWVLNHTRLVGLVLTGTIVLNVWMYITIPKTFFPEQDTGVLMGGIQADQSISFQAMRGKLQDFMKIIREDPAVDNVTGFTGGSRVNSGMMFITLKARDVRNETAQQVIDRLRSKLAKEPGANLFLMAVQDIRVGGRQANASYQYTLLSDDLAALREWEPKIRKALAALPELADVNSDQQDNGAEMDLTYDRETMSRLGINVEAANSLLNNAFGQREISTIYQPMNQYKVVMEVDPRYTQDISALDKMFVINSDGKAIPLSYFARWQPANAPLSVNHQGLSAASTISFNLPTGSSLSEASDAINRSMTQLGVPSTVRGSFAGTAQVFQETMNSQVILILAAIATVYIVLGVLYESYVHPLTILSTLPSAGVGALLALELFGAPFSLIALIGIMLLIGIVKKNAIMMVDFALDAQRNGNLTPEEAIFQACQLRFRPIMMTTLAALFGALPLVISGGDGSELRQPLGITIVGGLVMSQLLTLYTTPVVYLFFDRLRVRFSRKHRDTVNG